A single genomic interval of Lepidochelys kempii isolate rLepKem1 chromosome 13, rLepKem1.hap2, whole genome shotgun sequence harbors:
- the LOC140897408 gene encoding CMP-N-acetylneuraminate-beta-galactosamide-alpha-2,3-sialyltransferase 2-like: MLHWKKLWAATALCMVPALWQVYQSLYLGHSASFWSLGDILGPASVSEAQSCGCVSCIVELGSSAWFNERYDSVINPLLTMHTSEIAPDVLSWWLKLQGSQSSAQFQGIIQQMFDILPSPTMDARPISRCRMCAVVGNSGRLRGSHHGREIDSHHWVLRMNRAQTAGFEEDVGTRTTHHFMYPESAVDLQPGVHLVLVPFKALDLKWVTSAFSTGKLRYTYTRVKQFIKADKSKVLILNPAFLKYIHDKWTQHHGRYPSTGFTALLFALHTCDQVSVFGYGADSGGNWHHYWEENRNPGAFRRTGVHNADFELALITKLAAEGKISFYN, translated from the exons ATGCTGCACTGGAAGAAGTTGTGGGCTGCTACAGCCCTGTGCATGGTGCCTGCCCTGTGGCAGGTTTATCAGTCCTTGTACCTGGGGCATTCAGCCTCTTTCTGGAGCCTTGGAGACATACTAGGGCCCGCGTCTGTCTCAGAGGCCCAGTCCTGTGGCTGCGTCAGCTGTATTGTGGAGCTCGGCAGCTCAGCCTGGTTTAACGAACGGTACGACTCAGTGATAAATCCCCTGCTGACGATGCACACCTCCGAGATCGCCCCAGACGTTCTGTCGTGGTGGCTG AAGCTGCAGGGCTCGCAGAGCAGTGCCCAGTTCCAGGGAATAATCCAACAAATGTTTGACATTCTTCCATCCCCAACCATGGATGCTCGGCCCATCTCCCGCTGCAGGATGTGTGCAGTGGTGGGGAACTCTGGGCGCCTGAGGGGCTCCCACCACGGGAGAGAGATCGACTCCCACCACTGGGTTCTGAG GATGAACAGGGCGCAGACTGCTGGGTTCGAGGAGGATGTTGGCACGAGGACAACGCACCACTTTATGTACCCAGAGAGTGCTGTGGACCTCCAGCCTGGTGTCCACCTGGTGCTGGTTCCCTTTAAAGCACTGGACCTGAAATGGGTGACCAGTGCCTTCTCCACAGGGAAACTGCGCTA CACGTACACAAGAGTCAAACAGTTCATTAAAGCTGACAAAAGCAAG GTGCTAATCCTGAACCCTGCCTTTCTCAAATACATCCATGACAAGTGGACACAGCACCATGGGAGGTATCCATCCACGGGCTTCACAGCATTGCTTTTTGCCTTGCACACCTGTGATCAG GTGTCAGTGTTTGGTTACGGTGCGGACAGCGGTGGGAACTGGCATCACTACTGGGAAGAGAACCGTAACCCTGGAGCCTTCCGCAGGACTGGGGTGCACAACGCGGACTTTGAACTTGCCCTCATCACGAAACTGGCAGCCGAAGGCAAAATCTCCTTTTATAACTAG